CCCGGACAACAACATGCAGCGCCCGGACTGCACGTACTCCTCCCTGGCAGTCGGCGACGAGCGCACCGCGGTGATCGAGAACTGCCCGCGCGAGCTGGGCCGGGTCACGGTCGTCAAGACCCGGCCGGAGGACGACGAGAAGCCGGAGGAAGTCCTCAGCGTCGGGCTGGGCAGCGCTTCGGCCGGAGTCGTCGCGGTCACCGACGAGCACGTCGCCGTGGTGCAGCGCGACCACTCCGCGGTGGTCGTGCTCGACAACAGCGGCCGCGAGGTGGCGCACTACCCGGTCCGCGTCGGCACCCCGGACTTCCGGGCGAACGTGCAGGTCGAGTCGACCACCACCGTCGAGGACCGGATCTACTGGCACACCGGCGCGGACACCGTCGCGCTCGACCCGGCGACCCTCGCCCCGCTGTGGACCGCCCCGGACACCACCGGGCCGGGCATCGAGTTCGGCGGGAAGCTGCTGGTCCCGGTGCTGGACGGGCTCGCCGTCCTGGATCCCGCCACCGGCCACCGCGAGCGGGTGATCCCGGTGGACCGCGCCGGCTACACCGGCCCGGTGCAGCTCAACTCGGTCGGCCCGGTCGTGCTGGAGCAGCGCGGCGACACCCTCGTCGCCCTGCGCTGACCGGCGTCAGGCCCACCACCAGAACCACAGCGAGCCGAGCACCAGGACGAACACGCCCAGCGTCGCCAGCCCACCGACCAGATCGCGGCGGCGATCGGCGACAGCCTGCACCGCCACGGCCGCCACCGACGTCACCAGCTGGGAGATCACCGCAGGTAGACCGGGCCCTTGCTGGCCCTGCCCCGTCGCCCAGAACTGCACGCCGACGAGCGCCAGCGCGAGCACCAGGGAACCCACCGCCAGTGCACCGCTCAGCCCGCGGATCGCGCTCCCGCTCCGGCTGGGCGCCCGGCGCGAGTGCCGTCCCCGGGCTCCGTCGACGGGGATCGGCCGCGTTCGGAACTGCCGCGACTCGCGCGGCTGCTCGTAATCGAATCGCCTGCTCATCAGGTTTCCAACGCAGACCAGGACGGCAGATCCGGCGCCGCCTGCTTGCCCTCGGCGCAGTGCGACCGGAATTCGCACCACGAGCAGTGCCGCCCGGTCCGCACCGGGAACAGCGCCTCCGGATCACCGCCGAAGGACAGCTCGTCGGCAGCGCTCTGGAACTCAGCGGCCAGCTGCTCGGCCCGATCCCGCAGCGCGGCCAGCGATTCCGCGGTGTGCTCCCAGCTCGCGACGGTTCCGGTGGGCAGGTGGTGCAGCTCGACGCGGCGGCAGGTCCGGTGGAACTGCT
This portion of the Saccharopolyspora antimicrobica genome encodes:
- a CDS encoding Rv3212 family protein, producing MVVRPERRTRTDLVVVALIAVAVVVTGTVLWINSDARATVSEVATHPVLDPPWVDSVPGTLTEAWRAPSPATPVPVVAGPAVVTGAGNEVLGRHPATGLVAWRYARDIPLCTVGAEWDRAIAVFRKSLNCSEVTSLRGPTGVRGPQRNSDAEPGTQLLSDGTYVTATGQRTFESWRSDLVRTQQFGIPPAIKNPDNNMQRPDCTYSSLAVGDERTAVIENCPRELGRVTVVKTRPEDDEKPEEVLSVGLGSASAGVVAVTDEHVAVVQRDHSAVVVLDNSGREVAHYPVRVGTPDFRANVQVESTTTVEDRIYWHTGADTVALDPATLAPLWTAPDTTGPGIEFGGKLLVPVLDGLAVLDPATGHRERVIPVDRAGYTGPVQLNSVGPVVLEQRGDTLVALR